A region of Rhodohalobacter barkolensis DNA encodes the following proteins:
- a CDS encoding efflux RND transporter permease subunit, protein MNNLPKIAVNRPITFMMISIILIGFGLYGLNNLRLNLYPDVSFPTITVYTTFEGVAPEDIEALITRPIEEQVGSISGVRRVRSLSSQGASVVKLNFNWGTDLFIAETEVRKRLDMIRRSLPDEVEQPIVFSYDPNDEPVLVLALTSETRSPRELRTIATRQIEQRVERIEGIASAETAGGFDRQINVRISNAQMLTYNLDVGNISSRLRQENVQVPAGELTEGETVFSLRTIGDFKNIEEIRNSIISVTDDGNPVYLKDIARVEDGIAQPIGNVRVQGNDGVIMNIYKQSDSNIVSAAGGVVNSLDEIRNVLPGDVSLEILTNKADFISLSINNLIMTGLQAVVLVIIMLLLFLRNGRSALVVAITIPISIIATFSIMDFSNVSMNIISLSGLTLAVGMVVDNAVVVLENIFRFKEDGEDSKNSAISGAQEVAAPVIVSTLTTLVVFLPILFVPGIAGLLFRDLALTISFALIVSVLIAITLIPVLSSRLFDKELIDADKKDPAKNLMNKLLVWRRQNVFTRILAIPLFIVYFLLWPFLKIWAWFASRSKALFSDRVGPWLGRQFDRLENSYKNTLDKSLKKSGLVVFGAFALLIASLPIYFLLGGEFFPQVDENFIILEVQREPGVSLLELERTIIQAEDIIRQEVPEARLIVSDYGDKIGIEGADSPGGNQGRIRIELTKVEERDRSQMDIASSVLTALNAVPGANIREVREDPLSPDGETGLIVQIYGFDQDVKRTIASDVMAELNDINGFVNVFSSADQGRPELRVEMDRERIARVGMTTSQVATSLSNAVQGATATTFVDEGLEFEVLVEMDPIDKAQSTSLEELQIQIPAGDWMPLKNLASVERYTGPSNILRVNQERMVEVEGDLGGIDLRTATDLANSAISTINFPEGYRYELGGSAEEQRESFFYLMIAFLIAGILTYMVMASQFESLVEPFIIIVTIPLALTGVLLILWITSTPISVTAMVGLVLLTGIVVNNGIVMIDYIKILQSRGQNRHDAIVNGAGRRLRPILMTAFTTILAMVPLALQLGAGAETWSPMARAVIGGLTMSTILMLFAVPCMYNMINALVEKAGFDAVHKEDPLKN, encoded by the coding sequence ATGAATAATCTACCCAAAATTGCTGTTAACCGGCCGATTACCTTCATGATGATCAGTATTATTCTGATCGGATTTGGTCTCTACGGACTGAATAATCTAAGGCTGAATCTCTATCCGGATGTCTCCTTTCCTACAATAACCGTCTATACAACATTTGAAGGAGTTGCTCCCGAAGATATTGAGGCGCTGATTACCCGTCCAATCGAAGAACAGGTTGGGAGTATTTCCGGAGTACGCCGGGTTCGGTCACTATCGAGCCAGGGAGCTTCTGTTGTAAAACTGAACTTCAACTGGGGTACCGATCTCTTTATTGCCGAAACAGAAGTTCGAAAACGGCTTGATATGATTCGGCGATCACTGCCGGATGAGGTTGAACAGCCCATTGTTTTCTCCTACGATCCCAATGACGAGCCGGTGCTGGTTCTGGCATTGACATCAGAGACAAGAAGCCCGCGGGAGCTGCGAACTATTGCCACCAGGCAAATTGAGCAGCGTGTTGAACGCATAGAAGGCATCGCCTCAGCAGAAACGGCCGGTGGTTTTGACCGTCAGATCAACGTTCGGATCAGTAACGCCCAAATGCTGACCTATAATCTGGACGTGGGTAATATTTCGAGTCGACTGAGGCAGGAGAATGTCCAGGTCCCGGCCGGTGAGCTCACTGAGGGGGAAACTGTTTTTTCGTTGCGCACAATCGGCGACTTCAAAAATATTGAGGAAATTCGAAACAGTATTATATCGGTTACAGACGATGGCAATCCCGTTTACCTGAAAGATATCGCCAGAGTAGAAGATGGTATTGCACAACCCATCGGCAATGTGCGGGTGCAAGGCAACGATGGGGTGATCATGAACATCTACAAACAGAGCGATAGCAATATTGTAAGTGCTGCCGGTGGTGTTGTAAACTCTCTGGATGAGATCCGAAATGTACTGCCAGGTGATGTAAGCCTCGAAATTCTCACCAACAAAGCAGACTTTATCAGTCTTTCGATTAATAACCTGATCATGACCGGCCTCCAGGCTGTGGTTCTGGTTATCATCATGCTTCTGCTATTTTTGAGAAATGGGCGGTCTGCGCTGGTTGTGGCGATTACAATTCCGATCTCTATCATAGCCACATTCAGTATTATGGATTTCTCGAATGTGAGTATGAATATTATCTCACTTTCCGGACTCACGCTCGCAGTGGGTATGGTAGTTGATAACGCCGTTGTGGTTTTGGAGAATATTTTCCGGTTTAAAGAAGATGGAGAAGACAGTAAAAACTCCGCAATTTCGGGAGCTCAGGAAGTTGCCGCACCGGTTATCGTCTCCACTCTGACCACACTTGTTGTATTTCTGCCAATACTTTTTGTACCCGGTATCGCCGGATTACTCTTCCGCGATCTTGCCTTAACTATCTCCTTTGCTCTGATTGTCTCTGTACTGATTGCCATCACATTGATTCCGGTACTGAGTTCGCGCCTGTTTGACAAAGAACTGATTGATGCAGATAAAAAAGATCCCGCCAAAAACCTGATGAACAAACTGCTGGTGTGGCGCAGACAAAATGTATTCACACGCATATTAGCCATTCCGCTTTTTATCGTTTACTTCTTACTATGGCCTTTTCTTAAAATCTGGGCGTGGTTTGCTTCCCGATCAAAAGCACTCTTTTCCGATCGGGTGGGACCCTGGCTGGGCAGACAATTTGACCGTCTTGAAAACAGCTACAAAAATACATTGGACAAAAGCCTGAAAAAAAGCGGTTTAGTAGTATTTGGAGCTTTTGCACTTCTGATTGCATCGCTTCCAATCTATTTCCTTTTGGGCGGCGAGTTTTTCCCTCAGGTAGATGAAAACTTCATCATCCTTGAAGTTCAAAGAGAACCGGGTGTCAGTTTACTTGAACTGGAAAGAACCATTATTCAGGCAGAGGATATTATTCGTCAGGAAGTACCGGAAGCACGACTGATCGTTTCGGACTACGGTGATAAAATCGGAATTGAAGGAGCAGACAGCCCGGGTGGAAATCAAGGCCGGATACGAATTGAATTGACAAAAGTAGAAGAGAGGGATCGTAGCCAGATGGATATCGCCTCATCGGTTTTAACAGCTTTGAATGCTGTTCCGGGAGCTAACATCAGAGAAGTACGCGAAGATCCGTTAAGCCCGGATGGAGAGACAGGGTTGATTGTACAGATTTATGGATTTGACCAGGATGTTAAACGTACTATAGCATCAGATGTAATGGCGGAGTTGAATGATATCAACGGATTTGTCAATGTATTCAGCTCAGCTGATCAGGGGCGTCCGGAACTTCGCGTGGAAATGGACAGGGAACGAATTGCCCGTGTAGGAATGACAACCTCACAGGTAGCAACTTCCTTAAGTAATGCCGTTCAGGGTGCTACTGCAACTACGTTCGTTGATGAGGGACTGGAATTCGAAGTCCTCGTTGAAATGGATCCGATTGACAAAGCACAATCAACATCCCTTGAGGAGCTTCAAATTCAGATTCCCGCAGGAGACTGGATGCCTCTCAAGAATCTGGCAAGTGTTGAACGTTACACCGGACCATCCAATATTTTGCGTGTTAACCAGGAACGGATGGTTGAAGTTGAAGGTGATTTGGGTGGAATTGATCTGCGCACCGCCACCGATCTTGCAAATTCGGCCATAAGCACTATTAACTTCCCGGAAGGTTATCGATATGAACTGGGAGGTTCTGCCGAAGAGCAGCGAGAGTCATTCTTCTATTTGATGATCGCTTTTCTGATTGCCGGAATTTTGACATACATGGTCATGGCTTCTCAGTTCGAAAGTCTTGTGGAACCGTTTATCATCATTGTAACCATTCCACTGGCTTTAACCGGTGTACTCTTAATTCTCTGGATAACATCCACCCCAATCAGTGTAACGGCAATGGTCGGTCTGGTACTGCTAACAGGGATTGTAGTAAACAACGGTATTGTGATGATCGACTACATAAAAATTCTGCAATCTCGCGGACAAAACCGTCATGATGCAATTGTAAATGGTGCCGGACGAAGGTTACGACCCATTTTGATGACTGCCTTCACCACTATTTTGGCGATGGTTCCCCTGGCGCTTCAGCTGGGCGCCGGAGCTGAGACCTGGAGCCCGATGGCCCGTGCCGTTATTGGAGGATTGACCATGAGTACCATACTAATGCTTTTTGCCGTTCCTTGTATGTATAATATGATCAACGCCCTGGTGGAAAAAGCGGGGTTTGACGCGGTTCATAAGGAAGATCCTTTGAAAAATTAA
- a CDS encoding four helix bundle protein yields the protein MKVERFEDLEIWQLARELCKDVYQITNFGAFAKDFKLRNQIRGSSGSIMDNIAEGFERGGNKEFIQFLSIAKGSCGETRSQLYRSFDYEYITETEFETLVNKAVFISKKISSLMNYLSKSDLRGSKFKQ from the coding sequence ATGAAAGTTGAAAGGTTTGAAGATCTGGAAATATGGCAACTTGCCCGTGAGCTTTGCAAAGATGTATATCAAATAACCAATTTTGGAGCATTTGCTAAGGACTTCAAACTTAGAAATCAAATTCGAGGATCATCCGGATCTATAATGGATAACATTGCAGAAGGATTTGAGCGTGGAGGCAATAAAGAATTCATACAGTTTTTGAGCATCGCTAAAGGATCTTGTGGTGAAACACGTTCGCAATTGTACAGATCATTTGACTACGAATACATTACAGAAACTGAATTTGAGACACTTGTAAACAAAGCAGTTTTTATCAGTAAGAAAATTTCATCTTTAATGAATTATCTCAGTAAATCTGATCTTAGAGGTTCGAAATTCAAACAGTAA
- a CDS encoding efflux RND transporter permease subunit produces MKKITITERILKRPVTAIMMSLLVIGFGIFSLLNLKVTLYPTFNIPVMAVSVNYSNVAPDDMLRLVVEPIEGVIMGVEGVESLDSNVRRGGAFLILRLKPGTNIMVTEQKVREAVDRIRPQLPSEANEPVIFQFDPDRAPIMQLSVESDVLGLDELRTLALEFIEPRFERIPGVASADTRGGLNRNIYVDLIPEAMSRHRLLPAQVSSAIQGNNVQQPVGSIVTDRTSYSIRASAMYDNVDQIDQTIITMRDDVPIRVRDVAEVRDDYEDITNIVEINGRNSVTIEVQKQSDANTLDVAQQVIRTMEEFTPNLPASVTMQVLNNEGQFIEDSISNLAQSALIALVVVILILLLFMGGWRIAFVVAMSIPVSLTATFAFMYFLDITLNIISITGLALAIGLLVDNSIVVSESIASQLESGKSRFQAALNGTNEVGGALLGSTLTTLAVFIPIMGLSGFQGTVAKDLALTISISITSSFIASIVLIPVLASLVLKREEFMKKSYTFAWIKSLENNYISILEWILARKYVITISIVLIIAGAGFLFQDIQKEFFPETDEGQFDLRIELPAGTNLATTAEKLREYTNILVDSPEVQTVITNIGRRGRSTLTNGGTLSVTLVDENLREATTSDVASELQDRLREPEINIEIANLGGGGGIPMGRGGWGGRGIRVSLIGPDVEVLQRLTLEMENALIDDPMVMSVSNPRSRPMPELQYQLDRNRISRTGATSQGVASALGAQARGNRAGFFREEGREIAIQVRNNRDQFQNREDLFGLELVQFEDQRIPVLGLGDFVPVEGLSTITRRDRETLLDVAVMVRGDMEEYQQRIVDLLDNEIILPDGYRYEFSGSVFSQQQSSGEIMIALFLALLLTYMVMASVFENLRDPFIVMFSVPLAFFGSLLFLYITGTPLSVPAYIGIVILIGIVVNNGIVLLDYIHLRTKGKEDSPDYAALFLEACKRRMRPILLTAMTTIFSMIPLALELGAGSETWSPLARSVIGGLAFATILTLFVVPTVVVGISKKRRKVIKKALSD; encoded by the coding sequence ATGAAAAAAATCACAATAACTGAAAGAATACTGAAGCGACCTGTAACGGCCATTATGATGTCTTTGCTGGTTATTGGCTTTGGCATCTTCTCGCTGTTAAACCTGAAGGTCACCCTTTACCCAACCTTCAACATTCCGGTGATGGCTGTTTCGGTAAACTACTCCAATGTAGCTCCCGATGACATGCTCAGACTTGTGGTTGAGCCGATTGAAGGTGTTATTATGGGAGTAGAAGGAGTAGAATCTCTCGACTCCAACGTTCGGCGCGGAGGCGCTTTCCTTATTCTTCGCTTAAAACCGGGAACCAACATTATGGTTACCGAACAGAAAGTTCGCGAAGCCGTTGATCGAATTCGTCCTCAGCTTCCTTCGGAAGCCAACGAACCGGTTATATTTCAGTTTGATCCCGATCGGGCTCCAATTATGCAGCTCAGTGTGGAATCGGACGTGCTGGGTCTGGATGAACTGCGCACACTCGCTCTCGAATTTATTGAACCACGTTTCGAACGTATACCCGGTGTAGCATCGGCTGACACCCGAGGAGGGCTTAATCGGAATATATATGTAGATCTTATCCCCGAAGCAATGTCGCGGCACAGGTTACTTCCGGCACAGGTAAGCAGTGCCATTCAAGGTAATAATGTACAGCAACCTGTGGGAAGCATTGTCACAGATCGCACCAGCTACAGCATTCGTGCAAGTGCCATGTACGACAATGTTGATCAAATTGATCAAACCATCATTACCATGCGTGATGATGTCCCTATTCGGGTTCGTGACGTAGCAGAAGTGCGGGACGATTATGAAGACATCACCAATATTGTTGAAATAAACGGGCGGAACAGTGTTACCATAGAAGTTCAGAAGCAGTCGGACGCAAACACCCTTGATGTTGCACAGCAGGTAATCAGAACCATGGAAGAGTTCACTCCAAACCTGCCGGCCAGTGTAACCATGCAGGTTCTCAATAACGAAGGGCAATTTATTGAAGATTCAATATCAAACCTTGCTCAATCTGCTCTCATCGCTCTGGTAGTAGTTATTTTAATTCTACTTCTCTTTATGGGCGGATGGCGAATCGCATTCGTTGTGGCTATGAGTATTCCGGTTTCGCTTACCGCAACATTCGCATTCATGTACTTCCTGGATATCACCCTGAACATTATCTCCATTACCGGACTTGCGCTTGCAATTGGACTATTGGTTGATAATTCCATTGTAGTATCCGAGAGTATTGCCAGTCAGCTCGAAAGCGGTAAAAGCAGGTTTCAGGCAGCACTAAACGGTACCAATGAGGTCGGCGGTGCACTATTGGGCTCAACGCTTACCACACTTGCCGTTTTTATTCCAATTATGGGACTATCCGGTTTTCAGGGAACCGTTGCAAAAGATTTAGCCCTCACAATCTCCATCTCCATTACCAGCTCGTTTATTGCTTCAATTGTACTCATTCCCGTTTTGGCCTCACTGGTTTTAAAACGAGAAGAGTTCATGAAAAAGAGCTACACCTTTGCATGGATCAAATCGCTTGAAAACAACTACATCAGCATTCTTGAATGGATCCTTGCCCGCAAGTACGTCATTACGATAAGTATTGTTCTGATTATAGCAGGTGCCGGGTTCCTGTTTCAGGATATTCAGAAAGAGTTTTTCCCGGAAACTGATGAAGGTCAATTTGACCTGCGAATTGAACTCCCGGCCGGCACAAATCTGGCTACAACCGCTGAAAAACTTCGGGAATACACAAACATCCTTGTAGACTCACCGGAGGTACAAACCGTTATTACCAACATCGGCCGACGTGGCAGAAGCACATTAACCAACGGCGGAACATTAAGTGTTACACTGGTTGACGAAAACCTGAGAGAAGCCACAACAAGCGATGTTGCTTCAGAGCTACAAGACAGGCTTCGGGAGCCGGAAATTAACATTGAAATTGCTAACCTGGGCGGCGGTGGCGGTATTCCCATGGGCCGTGGAGGCTGGGGTGGACGTGGCATTCGCGTTAGCCTGATTGGCCCCGATGTAGAGGTACTTCAACGGCTCACCCTCGAAATGGAAAATGCATTAATTGATGATCCAATGGTGATGTCGGTCAGTAATCCCCGATCAAGACCCATGCCTGAATTGCAGTATCAATTAGACAGAAACCGAATTAGCCGTACCGGAGCCACCTCGCAGGGTGTGGCCAGTGCTCTTGGAGCTCAGGCCCGTGGTAATCGAGCCGGGTTTTTCCGGGAAGAAGGTCGCGAAATTGCCATACAGGTACGGAATAACCGGGATCAGTTTCAGAACCGCGAAGACCTTTTTGGTTTAGAACTGGTACAGTTTGAGGATCAGCGAATTCCTGTTCTTGGTTTGGGTGACTTTGTTCCGGTTGAGGGATTAAGCACAATTACGCGGCGAGACCGTGAAACACTTCTGGATGTAGCTGTTATGGTGCGCGGAGATATGGAAGAGTATCAGCAGCGAATAGTCGATCTGCTGGATAATGAAATAATTTTACCTGACGGATATCGATACGAATTTTCCGGGTCCGTTTTCTCCCAGCAACAGAGTTCCGGAGAGATCATGATTGCACTGTTTCTTGCACTGCTGCTAACCTACATGGTTATGGCATCCGTTTTTGAAAACCTGCGGGATCCATTTATTGTCATGTTCTCCGTGCCTTTGGCATTCTTCGGTTCCCTTCTTTTTCTATACATCACAGGAACACCGCTGAGTGTACCGGCATACATCGGTATTGTAATTCTGATCGGTATTGTTGTAAACAATGGGATAGTACTGCTCGATTACATTCACCTGAGAACTAAAGGAAAGGAAGATTCACCCGATTATGCCGCACTCTTCCTGGAAGCATGTAAGCGCCGGATGAGACCCATTCTGTTAACCGCAATGACCACTATTTTCTCCATGATTCCGCTTGCACTTGAGTTAGGTGCCGGATCGGAAACCTGGAGTCCGCTGGCACGTTCTGTAATTGGAGGGTTGGCGTTTGCCACAATTCTAACACTGTTTGTGGTCCCAACAGTGGTGGTCGGGATATCCAAAAAGAGACGAAAAGTTATCAAAAAAGCACTTTCTGACTAA
- a CDS encoding lysophospholipid acyltransferase family protein: MRTLIASVKIFLLITFTLSLYLIYLLAYAFVRLVRLPYEPLRNLYMYTWSKGMCIVLNIRVKTEGEPPEAPFFLVSNHLSYIDIIPLYLNLKCTFVAKKEVRSWPLLGFMVKTMGVIFIDRSIKRDVTRVNEILSKSLNKYQGMILFPEGTTSGGDQLLPFRPSLLDYPASEEIPVYYSTIWYSTAEEKGDPPADISVCFYGKRDPFHKHVMKLAKNRRVDCTIRFCSTPVQCGDRKILAQKLHQGMSKIFEPTR, translated from the coding sequence ATGAGGACTTTAATAGCATCCGTTAAAATTTTCTTGTTGATTACTTTTACGCTATCGCTCTACCTGATCTATTTGCTGGCTTATGCTTTTGTTCGTTTGGTGAGACTGCCTTACGAACCGCTTCGAAATCTCTATATGTATACGTGGTCGAAGGGGATGTGTATTGTTCTGAATATCAGAGTTAAGACGGAAGGCGAACCGCCTGAGGCTCCATTTTTCTTGGTGTCTAACCATCTCAGCTATATTGATATTATTCCTCTCTACCTAAACCTGAAATGTACATTTGTAGCAAAAAAAGAGGTCAGATCCTGGCCACTGCTTGGATTTATGGTGAAAACGATGGGGGTGATATTTATTGATCGCTCCATAAAGCGGGATGTTACCCGGGTGAACGAAATTCTATCTAAAAGCTTGAATAAATACCAGGGGATGATTCTTTTTCCGGAAGGAACCACATCTGGCGGCGATCAACTGCTTCCATTTCGTCCGTCACTGCTCGATTATCCGGCAAGTGAAGAAATTCCGGTTTATTATTCCACAATCTGGTATTCAACGGCTGAAGAAAAGGGTGACCCACCGGCAGATATAAGCGTCTGTTTTTATGGAAAGCGAGACCCTTTTCATAAACATGTTATGAAATTGGCAAAGAACAGACGCGTTGATTGCACCATCCGGTTTTGCAGTACGCCCGTGCAGTGTGGAGACCGAAAAATATTGGCTCAAAAACTTCATCAGGGAATGTCTAAAATTTTTGAGCCAACCAGATAG